The Papio anubis isolate 15944 chromosome 1, Panubis1.0, whole genome shotgun sequence genome window below encodes:
- the ACKR1 gene encoding atypical chemokine receptor 1: METPSTPPWRASPDTTRQNSLSSPFMLSLKLELVSGEKRGKSLRGADSRPSPSVCEPNGAMGNCLHPAELSPSTQNSSQLNSEDLWNFSYDGNDSFPDVDYDANLEAAAPCHSCNLLDDSALPFFILVSVLGILASGIVLFMFFRPLFHWQLCPGWPVLAQLAVGSALFSIVVPILAPGLGNTRSSALCSLGYCVWYGSAFAQALLLGCHASLGPKLGAGQVPGLTLGLSVGLWGVAALLTLPITLASGASGGLCTPVYSMELKALQATHAVACLAIFVLLPLGLFGAKGLKKALGMGPGPWMNILWAWFIFWWPHGVVLGLDFLVRSKLLLLSTCLAQQALDLLLNLAEALAILHCVATPLLLALFCHQATRTLLPSLPLPEGWSSHLDTLGSKS; the protein is encoded by the exons ATGGAGACACCATCAACCCCACCCTGGAGAGCATCACCAGACACCACCAGACAAAACTCACTTTCCAGCCCCTTCATGTTGAGCCTGAAACTTGAGCTAGTGTCTggggagaaaagggggaaatCTCTACGAG GCGCTGACAGCCGTCCCAGCCCTTCTGTCTGTGAACCAAACGGTGCCATGGGGAACTGTCTGCACCCG GCGGAACTCTCCCCCTCAACTCAGAACTCAAGTCAGCTGAACAGTGAAGATTTATGGAATTTTTCCTATGATGGGAATGATTCCTTCCCAGATGTAGACTACGATGCCAACCTGGAAGCAGCTGCCCCCTGCCACTCCTGTAACCTGCTGGATGACTCTGCACTGCCCTTCTTCATCCTCGTCAGTGTCCTGGGCATCCTAGCTAGCGGCATTGTCCTCTTCATGTTTTTCAGACCTCTCTTCCACTGGCAGCTCTGCCCTGGCTGGCCTGTCCTGGCGCAGCTGGCTGTGGGCAGTGCTCTCTTCAGCATTGTGGTGCCCATCTTGGCACCAGGGCTAGGTAACACCCGCAGCTCCGCCCTATGTAGCCTGGGCTACTGTGTCTGGTATGGTTCAGCCTTTGCCCAGGCTTTGCTGCTAGGGTGCCATGCCTCCCTGGGCCCCAAACTGGGTGCAGGCCAGGTCCCAGGCCTCACCCTGGGGCTTTCTGTGGGCCTGTGGGGAGTGGCGGCCCTACTGACACTGCCTATCACCTTGGCCAGTGGCGCTTCTGGTGGACTCTGCACTCCGGTATACAGCATGGAGCTGAAGGCTTTGCAGGCTACACACGCTGTAGCCTGTCTTGCCATCTTTGTCTTGTTGCCACTGGGTTTGTTTGGAGCCAAGGGGCTGAAGAAGGCATTGGGTATGGGGCCAGGCCCCTGGATGAATATCTTGTGGGCCTGGTTTATTTTCTGGTGGCCTCATGGGGTGGTTCTGGGACTGGATTTCCTGGTGAGGTCCAAGCTGTTGCTGTTGTCAACATGTCTGGCCCAGCAGGCTCTGGATCTGCTGCTGAACCTGGCAGAAGCCTTGGCAATTTTGCACTGTGTGGCTACGCCCCTGCTCCTCGCCCTATTCTGCCACCAGGCCACCCGCACCCTCTTGccctctctgcccctccctgaAGGATGGTCTTCTCATCTGGACACCCTTGGAAGCAAATCCTAG
- the CADM3 gene encoding cell adhesion molecule 3 isoform X2, which translates to MGAPVALLLLLLFACCWAPSGANLSQDDSQPWTSDETVVAGGTVVLKCQVKDHEDSSLQWSNPAQQTLYFGEKRALRDNRIQLVTSTPHELSISISNVALADEGEYTCSIFTMPVRTAKSLVTVLGIPQKPIITGYKSSLREKDTATLNCQSSGSKPAARLTWRKGDQELHGEPTRIQEDPNGKTFTVSSSVTFQVTREDDGANIVCSVNHESLKGADRSTSQRIEVLYTPTAMIRPDPPHPREGQKLLLHCEGRGNPVPQQYLWEKEGSVPPLKMTQESALIFPFLNKSDSGTYGCTATSNMGSYKAYYTLNVNDPSPVPSSSSTYHAIIGGIVAFIVFLLLIMLIFLGHYLIRHKGTYLTHEAKGSDDAPDADTAIINAEGGQSGGDDKKEYFI; encoded by the exons ACAGCCAGCCCTGGACATCTGATGAAACAGTGGTGGCTGGTGGCACCGTGGTGCTCAAGTGCCAAGTGAAAGATCACGAGGACTCATCCCTGCAATGGTCTAACCCTGCTCAGCAGACTCTCTACTTTGGGGAGAAGAGAG CCCTTCGAGATAATCGAATTCAGCTGGTTACCTCTACTCCCCACGAGctcagcatcagcatcagcaaTGTGGCCCTGGCAGACGAGGGCGAGTACACCTGCTCAATCTTCACTATGCCTGTGCGAACTGCCAAGTCCCTCGTCACTGTGCTAG GAATTCCACAGAAgcccatcatcactggttatAAATCTTCATTACGGGAAAAGGACACAGCCACCCTAAACTGTCAGTCTTCTGGGAGCAAGCCTGCAGCCCGGCTCACCTGGAGAAAGGGTGACCAAGAACTCCACG GAGAACCAACCCGCATACAGGAAGATCCCAATGGTAAAACCTTCACTGTCAGCAGCTCGGTGACATTCCAGGTTACCCGGGAGGATGATGGGGCGAACATCGTGTGCTCTGTGAACCATGAATCTCTAAAGGGAGCTGACAGATCCACCTCTCAACGCATTGAAGTTTTAT ACACACCGACTGCGATGATTAGGCCAGACCCTCCCCATCCTCGTGAGGGCCAGAAGCTGTTGCTACACTGTGAGGGTCGTGGCAATCCAGT CCCCCAGCAGTACCTATGGGAGAAGGAGGGCAGTGTGCCACCCCTGAAGATGACCCAAGAGAGTGCCCTGATCTTCCCCTTCCTCAATAAGAGTGACAGCGGCACCTACGGCTGCACGGCCACCAGCAACATGGGCAGCTACAAGGCCTACTACACTCTCAACGTTAATG ACCCCAGTCCGGTGCCCTCCTCCTCCAGCACCTACCACGCCATCATCGGCGGGATCGTGGCTTTCATTGTCTTCCTGCTGCTCATCATGCTCATCTTCCTTGGACATTACTTGATCCGGCACAAAG GAACCTACCTGACACATGAGGCGAAAGGCTCCGACGATGCCCCAGATGCGGACACGGCCATCATCAATGCAGAAGGCGGGCAGTCGGGAGGGGACGACAAGAAGGAATATTTCATCTAG